A single region of the Changchengzhania lutea genome encodes:
- a CDS encoding single-stranded DNA-binding protein → MSTLKNKVQLIGNVGQEPTITNLEGGKKVARLSLATNEHFKDGKGKKQTDTNWHTAIAWGKTADIIEKYVTKGKEIAIEGKLSSRSYEDKDGAKRYVTEVVVSEILLLGSKE, encoded by the coding sequence ATGAGTACATTAAAAAACAAAGTACAGTTAATCGGAAACGTTGGGCAAGAACCAACCATTACAAACCTTGAAGGCGGAAAAAAAGTTGCCCGTTTATCATTGGCAACCAACGAGCATTTCAAAGACGGTAAGGGCAAAAAGCAGACCGATACCAATTGGCATACTGCTATTGCTTGGGGCAAGACCGCTGACATCATTGAAAAGTATGTGACCAAGGGCAAGGAAATTGCTATTGAAGGAAAATTATCGTCAAGGTCTTATGAAGATAAAGACGGTGCGAAACGCTATGTAACCGAAGTGGTAGTGAGTGAAATATTACTACTAGGAAGCAAGGAGTAA
- a CDS encoding helix-turn-helix domain-containing protein, producing METATKPNHIGRKISRIRELRGMKQETLAEALNISQQAVSKIEQNPEIEDDKLEEIAKLLGVTSEAIKNYSDEAVFNNIQNNYDGSVINAGPTINHHCTFNPLDKLLEANDENKKLYERLLKAEQDKIEYLEKLLKEK from the coding sequence ATGGAAACAGCTACAAAACCAAATCACATTGGACGGAAAATAAGTCGCATCCGTGAACTTCGGGGCATGAAGCAAGAAACACTTGCAGAAGCGCTTAATATTAGCCAACAGGCAGTCTCTAAAATTGAGCAAAACCCAGAAATTGAAGATGATAAATTGGAGGAGATTGCTAAACTATTAGGAGTGACTTCAGAAGCCATCAAAAATTATAGTGATGAAGCTGTATTTAATAATATCCAGAATAATTACGATGGTTCAGTTATAAATGCAGGTCCTACCATAAACCACCATTGTACTTTCAATCCTCTTGATAAGCTTTTAGAAGCTAATGACGAAAACAAAAAACTTTATGAGCGTTTATTAAAGGCTGAACAAGATAAGATTGAGTATTTAGAAAAGCTTTTAAAGGAAAAATAG
- the ltrA gene encoding group II intron reverse transcriptase/maturase produces the protein MIENVLSATNLFKATRQVERNKGASGVDGMKTTELSAYILENRSTILSTIRTNSYNPNSILGVTIPKGQGKTRLLGIPTVVDRWLQKAVSQQLMVHFEYDFEPVSYGFRPQKNIQKAVLQAQTYINSGYQDIVDIDLEGFFDQVDHCILLQLIYHKVKCPTTLRLIRKWLRVPILIDGKLQKRRKGIPQGSPISPLLSNIMLDVLDKEMKSMGLRYVRYADDFSVYAKSKSEAKQIGNRLFVFLKDKLKLPINKAKSGIRRPVNFELLGHGFVPIYKKGVKGQYVLVVANKSWAKFKRNLKSITKKTKPMSLLERLERLNQVCRGWMNNYRLTNIYAKSKKLDEWLRNRLRYCIWHDWKKLERKRKNLIQLGIEIGQAYAWSRTRMGGWAVAQSPILKTTITVSRLKRKGYKPLLDYINNTQTSIW, from the coding sequence ATGATTGAAAACGTATTATCAGCAACAAACCTTTTTAAAGCAACACGACAAGTGGAGCGCAATAAAGGCGCGAGCGGTGTAGATGGTATGAAAACAACGGAGCTTTCCGCTTATATATTAGAAAACCGTTCGACTATACTATCGACTATTCGCACAAACAGCTATAATCCAAATTCAATATTAGGAGTAACCATTCCAAAAGGACAGGGTAAAACCCGACTATTAGGAATACCAACTGTAGTCGATAGGTGGCTTCAAAAAGCGGTAAGTCAACAATTAATGGTTCATTTTGAATATGATTTTGAACCCGTTAGTTACGGTTTCCGTCCACAAAAGAACATCCAAAAAGCAGTATTACAAGCTCAAACGTATATCAATTCTGGTTATCAAGATATTGTAGATATTGATTTAGAAGGATTCTTTGACCAAGTAGACCACTGTATCTTACTGCAACTTATTTACCACAAGGTAAAATGTCCGACCACTTTGCGATTAATCCGAAAATGGCTTAGAGTTCCCATATTAATAGATGGAAAACTCCAAAAGCGCAGAAAAGGCATCCCGCAAGGCAGTCCAATTAGTCCCTTATTATCTAATATTATGTTAGATGTTTTGGACAAAGAAATGAAAAGCATGGGCTTGCGTTATGTTCGCTACGCTGATGATTTTAGCGTTTACGCCAAAAGCAAAAGCGAGGCTAAACAAATAGGAAATAGACTGTTTGTCTTCTTAAAAGATAAACTTAAATTACCTATAAACAAAGCCAAAAGTGGCATCCGCAGACCTGTAAACTTTGAGTTACTCGGGCATGGTTTTGTACCCATCTATAAAAAGGGTGTAAAAGGACAATATGTACTAGTGGTAGCCAATAAAAGTTGGGCAAAGTTTAAACGTAACCTAAAAAGTATAACCAAGAAAACCAAACCCATGTCGTTGTTAGAACGACTCGAACGACTTAATCAAGTCTGCCGAGGCTGGATGAACAATTACCGCTTAACCAACATCTATGCAAAAAGTAAAAAGCTAGATGAGTGGCTAAGAAATCGGTTGCGCTATTGTATTTGGCACGATTGGAAGAAACTAGAACGGAAACGTAAAAACCTAATTCAATTAGGTATAGAAATCGGACAAGCCTATGCTTGGAGTAGAACAAGAATGGGAGGCTGGGCAGTTGCTCAAAGTCCTATTCTAAAGACTACTATTACAGTCTCTAGACTTAAACGAAAAGGGTATAAACCTTTGTTAGATTACATTAATAATACGCAAACTTCAATTTGGTGA
- a CDS encoding IS110 family RNA-guided transposase → MAKRKLKMEIINPNAAGIDIGSRSHFVAINQDLSDVREFGVYAEDMKELLKWLLENDVKTVAMESTGSYWQNLFTELQNSAIEVILTNGKFTKNIQGKKTDVLDCMWIQKLHTLGLLRGSFLPDLQTEHLRTLVRHRGNLIDTTSKASKRMAKNMRLMNLRLDVVVKDIVGLTGLRIINAICNGQTSSEELAKLRHGNCKKSEEEIAKALQSNNRQDYLFVLKQELQKYQDAQRLILECDMEIKKLLDEFINQDDVKKSLCIDKKVHKRINKNTPKNLDLNLISYQYFDGIDLYAIEGFSHGTVLTLMSELGENGILKFQNAQHFTSWLRLAPNNKVSGGRILSSRTPKGSNRLKIALRQAANSIGNLKDTHLSNFFNRIAYRKGRSVAVSATARKVATILWNMLYKKQQYNPPTIYEYLDQKRKRKVIELQKQIANLDARMGKIKLV, encoded by the coding sequence ATGGCAAAGAGAAAATTAAAAATGGAAATCATCAATCCTAATGCAGCTGGAATTGATATTGGCAGTCGCTCACATTTTGTAGCAATTAATCAAGACCTCTCAGATGTAAGAGAGTTTGGAGTCTACGCTGAAGATATGAAAGAACTACTCAAGTGGCTACTTGAAAATGATGTAAAAACTGTGGCTATGGAATCTACCGGTTCATATTGGCAAAACTTATTTACTGAATTACAAAATTCAGCTATTGAAGTAATTCTAACCAATGGAAAATTCACCAAAAATATCCAAGGAAAGAAAACAGATGTACTAGATTGTATGTGGATTCAAAAGCTACATACCCTCGGGCTTTTACGGGGAAGTTTTTTGCCTGATTTACAAACAGAACATCTAAGAACCTTAGTAAGGCATCGTGGTAATTTAATTGATACAACTTCAAAAGCCTCTAAAAGAATGGCTAAAAATATGAGACTGATGAATCTTAGATTGGATGTGGTAGTAAAAGATATTGTTGGATTAACAGGTTTACGCATTATAAATGCAATATGTAATGGTCAAACTAGCAGTGAAGAACTTGCAAAGCTACGACACGGAAATTGTAAAAAATCTGAAGAAGAAATTGCAAAAGCACTACAAAGTAATAACCGCCAAGATTATTTATTTGTTTTAAAACAAGAACTACAAAAATATCAAGATGCACAGAGATTAATCTTAGAATGTGATATGGAAATAAAAAAGCTTTTGGATGAATTTATCAATCAAGATGATGTGAAAAAATCCCTTTGTATTGATAAGAAAGTACATAAAAGAATAAATAAAAACACACCAAAAAATCTAGATTTAAACCTTATTTCTTATCAATACTTTGACGGAATTGATTTATACGCTATAGAAGGTTTTAGTCACGGTACTGTACTAACTTTAATGAGTGAACTTGGCGAAAATGGCATTTTAAAATTCCAAAACGCACAACACTTTACATCCTGGCTTAGATTAGCGCCAAATAATAAAGTCTCTGGAGGAAGAATTCTTAGCAGTCGAACACCTAAAGGTAGTAATAGACTTAAAATTGCACTAAGACAAGCCGCAAATTCTATTGGAAATTTAAAAGACACTCACCTTTCTAATTTCTTCAACAGAATTGCCTACAGGAAAGGGAGGTCTGTTGCTGTTTCTGCTACGGCAAGAAAAGTAGCCACCATACTTTGGAATATGCTTTATAAAAAACAACAATACAATCCACCTACTATTTATGAATATCTTGACCAAAAAAGAAAGAGAAAAGTAATCGAACTTCAAAAACAAATTGCTAATTTAGATGCAAGAATGGGTAAAATCAAACTCGTCTGA
- a CDS encoding tyrosine-type recombinase/integrase, with product MQPTIYQPLKEAKRIKVFIPYKLIEIRNAIKKMDGSFWHPHQKLWSVINTDKNFKSLKEICGGNYTIEKDIRFTPIPTVALTQDALEALFELEKALVLKQYSVSSIKVYKKMFTVFLGKFMQRNLKEVNKEDIEGFVYELIKKSHISESYQNQLINAIKAYYEHALKMPREYYDIQRPKKARSIPNVLSKSEVLNIIQAPKNIKHRAILCTIYSSGLRISELINLRITDVHSNDGYLFIKDSKGKKDRKTILSKQLVLLLRAYYKQYKPSYWLFEGQTGGQYGTTSIRSIFRKSVAQTNSNPWATVHTLRHSFATHCIENNVNIRHLQNMLGHNSPKTTEIYTRTIEINNKTITSPFDSLLKNSTLQT from the coding sequence ATGCAACCAACTATATATCAACCTCTTAAAGAGGCAAAACGGATCAAGGTGTTTATTCCTTACAAATTAATTGAAATTAGGAATGCTATAAAGAAAATGGATGGTAGTTTTTGGCATCCGCACCAAAAATTATGGTCGGTTATAAATACAGATAAAAATTTTAAGTCTTTAAAAGAAATATGTGGTGGGAATTATACGATTGAAAAAGATATCCGTTTTACACCGATACCGACAGTAGCGTTGACCCAAGATGCTTTAGAAGCCCTTTTTGAATTAGAAAAAGCACTAGTTTTAAAGCAATACAGCGTGTCAAGCATAAAGGTATATAAAAAAATGTTCACCGTTTTTCTAGGGAAATTTATGCAAAGGAACCTTAAAGAGGTCAACAAAGAAGATATTGAAGGATTTGTATATGAACTCATCAAAAAAAGCCATATCAGCGAAAGCTATCAAAACCAACTCATCAATGCCATAAAGGCATATTATGAGCATGCACTAAAAATGCCCAGAGAGTATTACGATATCCAAAGACCCAAGAAAGCCAGGAGCATACCCAATGTATTAAGCAAAAGTGAGGTTTTAAATATCATCCAAGCACCAAAAAACATAAAGCACAGAGCTATTTTGTGTACTATATATAGCTCTGGTTTGCGGATTTCCGAACTCATAAACTTACGCATTACAGACGTGCACTCAAATGACGGCTATCTTTTTATAAAAGATAGCAAAGGTAAAAAAGATCGAAAAACTATATTATCCAAACAACTAGTACTCTTATTAAGAGCCTATTACAAACAATACAAACCCTCCTATTGGTTGTTCGAAGGACAAACAGGAGGTCAATACGGTACAACCAGTATTCGTTCCATATTTAGAAAATCCGTTGCGCAAACCAATTCAAACCCTTGGGCAACAGTTCATACATTGCGCCATTCTTTTGCTACGCATTGTATTGAAAACAATGTAAACATACGTCATTTGCAAAATATGCTAGGCCATAACTCCCCAAAAACTACTGAAATATATACTAGAACCATTGAAATTAACAATAAAACCATTACAAGCCCATTTGATTCTTTATTGAAAAATAGTACATTGCAGACATAA
- a CDS encoding toxin-antitoxin system YwqK family antitoxin codes for MKRAFYILILVCLYSCKSTKLVSESESISKKTELEFYENGFLKSIGQIDSDYLTKAARFGLWSQFYENGKLKETGEYKTDSYVNCCTAGPCGIIYSYKIGEWNYYYPNGKLKSKGVYRIGEKNIVTSCEGGDEINFGFVTDEWIFYDSEGKKIKPTKKDIIDIEKSSYLNEADMRNR; via the coding sequence ATGAAAAGAGCATTTTATATTCTAATTTTAGTTTGTCTCTATAGTTGTAAGTCGACAAAATTAGTTTCTGAATCGGAATCGATTTCTAAAAAAACTGAATTGGAGTTTTACGAAAACGGATTTTTAAAAAGCATTGGTCAAATTGATTCTGATTATCTAACAAAAGCTGCAAGATTTGGATTGTGGAGTCAATTTTATGAAAATGGAAAACTGAAAGAAACTGGAGAATACAAAACTGACTCTTATGTGAATTGCTGTACTGCTGGGCCTTGTGGTATTATTTATAGTTACAAAATTGGAGAATGGAATTATTATTATCCAAACGGAAAACTAAAATCCAAAGGTGTTTATAGAATTGGAGAAAAGAATATAGTTACGAGTTGTGAAGGTGGTGATGAAATTAATTTTGGTTTTGTTACTGACGAATGGATATTTTACGATTCTGAAGGCAAAAAAATTAAGCCAACTAAAAAGGATATTATTGATATTGAAAAAAGTAGTTATTTGAATGAAGCGGATATGCGTAACCGATAA
- a CDS encoding BfmA/BtgA family mobilization protein, with product MDDFNTIRLKKKTLVKFKNYSKKISPSYSETLDFMIAFFEDNNLSPYDTLGMNLTSYSNIIGKRMDAVVSILRNVEETQLKPTKKMLESLFKGVEKRQPKYVEKIKFKEPVLTTENKELTYYRDAYFKQQTEFDELKYKLKDTLKDFKLVKNTFSSRHYVLKVSEEDYQELKNSIKIT from the coding sequence ATGGATGATTTTAATACCATTCGGCTAAAGAAGAAAACCTTAGTTAAATTTAAAAATTATTCTAAAAAGATCAGTCCTAGTTATTCTGAAACTTTAGATTTTATGATTGCTTTTTTTGAGGATAATAATCTGTCTCCTTACGATACTTTAGGAATGAACCTGACATCATATTCCAACATTATCGGCAAACGCATGGATGCAGTAGTCTCTATTTTAAGAAATGTTGAAGAAACACAATTGAAGCCCACCAAGAAAATGTTGGAATCACTTTTTAAAGGCGTTGAAAAAAGACAACCGAAGTATGTTGAAAAAATAAAATTTAAAGAACCAGTACTAACAACCGAAAATAAGGAATTAACTTATTATCGTGATGCCTACTTTAAACAGCAAACTGAATTTGATGAACTTAAGTACAAACTCAAAGACACTCTAAAAGATTTCAAACTTGTCAAAAATACTTTTAGTAGTAGGCATTATGTATTAAAAGTATCTGAAGAAGATTATCAAGAATTGAAAAATAGTATTAAAATTACATAA
- a CDS encoding site-specific integrase has translation MQTNSTFSIIFFTRKSRSVTNKLSIYIRITVNGKRSEISLKRSILFKDWDASKNRARGKNYKIRILNTYLDQVYSQLLDCHKQLLDEGKIVSANAIKRRYLGEDDTHKTLKELIAYHNTNMITVLKSGTMKNYYTTEKYLHKFLKQKLKMDDIYLKQLNYRFICDFEQFLRTYKNNKKQLMLSNNGVMKHLERFKKIINLAFKLEWILKNPFVQFQLKFDKFDRQYLTERELERIEKTNYKNERLERVKDCFIFSCYTGLSYIDVKELTLNQITRGIDNNHWIFTKREKTNETVKIPILPKAMTIIDKYKRDSEKKEKNPLLPLCSNQKANSYLKEIAKDCGVHKNVTFHVARHTFATTVMLSNGVPIETVSKLLGHTKLTTTQIYARVVESKISEDFQNLLIRFETKKQKRLKEVSEG, from the coding sequence ATGCAGACAAACAGCACATTTTCAATCATTTTCTTTACAAGAAAATCCAGAAGCGTTACGAACAAGTTATCCATCTACATTCGTATTACGGTGAATGGAAAACGTTCAGAAATCAGCCTTAAAAGAAGCATCTTATTTAAAGATTGGGATGCTTCCAAAAATAGAGCGCGAGGAAAAAACTATAAAATAAGAATATTAAACACCTATTTAGACCAAGTATATAGCCAATTACTTGATTGTCATAAACAACTACTTGATGAAGGTAAAATAGTCTCAGCTAATGCCATTAAACGACGCTATTTAGGAGAGGATGACACTCATAAAACTCTAAAAGAGCTTATTGCTTATCATAATACCAATATGATTACGGTACTAAAATCTGGTACAATGAAGAATTACTATACTACTGAAAAGTACTTACATAAGTTTTTAAAGCAAAAATTAAAAATGGATGATATTTACTTAAAGCAATTGAATTATCGGTTTATCTGTGATTTTGAGCAATTCCTTAGAACGTATAAGAACAATAAAAAACAACTAATGCTTTCCAACAATGGCGTGATGAAGCATTTGGAACGGTTTAAGAAAATAATAAACCTTGCCTTTAAATTAGAATGGATTCTTAAAAACCCATTTGTACAGTTTCAATTGAAGTTTGATAAATTTGATAGACAATACCTTACTGAAAGAGAATTGGAAAGGATAGAAAAGACCAATTACAAAAACGAAAGATTGGAAAGGGTAAAGGACTGTTTTATATTCTCTTGTTATACAGGATTATCCTATATAGATGTCAAGGAACTAACTCTAAATCAAATAACCAGAGGTATAGACAATAATCATTGGATATTTACTAAAAGAGAGAAAACAAATGAAACGGTCAAGATACCCATCTTGCCCAAAGCGATGACCATAATCGATAAGTATAAAAGGGATAGTGAAAAAAAAGAGAAAAATCCTCTGCTACCATTATGCTCAAACCAAAAGGCAAATAGCTACCTAAAGGAAATAGCAAAAGATTGTGGAGTACATAAAAACGTAACGTTCCATGTTGCCAGACATACCTTTGCAACTACGGTGATGCTGTCTAATGGTGTTCCCATAGAAACGGTTTCAAAACTGTTGGGACACACCAAATTAACTACGACTCAAATATATGCTAGGGTAGTAGAATCAAAAATAAGCGAGGATTTTCAAAACCTACTGATACGATTTGAAACCAAAAAGCAAAAAAGACTAAAGGAAGTTTCAGAAGGCTAA
- a CDS encoding DUF6876 family protein, whose product MNTKVNTLQENLQQFCGAEQFFQLPLIKTRFTDGVHYLAQKAACFWLITDASVFAKSLIDKSHFFITIDFKRLSEAERNQKGCEAIISYGDGNENILETHRYTVTDFPLDELRLYFVNNTLMLPSEY is encoded by the coding sequence ATGAATACCAAAGTTAACACATTACAGGAAAATTTGCAACAATTTTGTGGCGCAGAACAATTTTTTCAATTGCCACTCATTAAGACCCGATTTACGGACGGCGTACATTATCTAGCCCAAAAAGCAGCCTGCTTTTGGCTCATTACGGATGCCTCTGTTTTTGCCAAGAGCCTTATTGACAAAAGTCATTTTTTCATAACCATTGATTTTAAAAGGCTTTCGGAAGCAGAAAGAAATCAAAAGGGATGCGAAGCCATTATAAGCTATGGCGACGGCAACGAAAACATATTGGAAACACACCGATACACCGTAACCGATTTTCCATTGGATGAATTGCGCTTGTATTTCGTGAATAATACACTGATGTTACCGAGTGAATATTAA
- a CDS encoding MmcQ/YjbR family DNA-binding protein, translated as MNIEEYRTYCLSKKGVTEEIPFPKLSNVLVFKVLGKMFTATDINTFSSFSIKCKSETIEELRAEYPSMQEPSYFSKNHWSNVIMDGTISDKLLYEWLDISYNLVVTNLPKKLKLELKKK; from the coding sequence ATGAATATAGAAGAATACAGAACCTATTGTCTATCCAAAAAAGGAGTAACGGAAGAAATACCTTTTCCAAAGTTGTCGAATGTATTGGTTTTTAAAGTACTTGGAAAAATGTTTACTGCAACTGACATCAATACATTTTCAAGTTTTAGCATCAAATGTAAATCAGAAACTATTGAAGAATTAAGAGCGGAATATCCATCTATGCAAGAGCCATCATATTTCAGCAAAAATCATTGGAGCAATGTAATAATGGACGGAACAATCTCGGACAAATTACTTTATGAATGGTTAGACATCTCATATAATTTGGTTGTTACAAACCTTCCGAAAAAGTTGAAATTAGAACTCAAAAAGAAGTAA
- a CDS encoding LysR family transcriptional regulator, protein MINFEWYRTFKTIYECDSISEASKKLFMTQPGVSKQLSALESRIRKKLFVRTARKTIPTEYGKFLYTQISAPIIALEKAETYFTKNEKKRYPNIVIGCSYDYYRLELSEMLPKLDMAVTLNFGTSNELVKSLENETIDILMGINKYTMYPHSFTKLNTEKLVLVASNDIIIPNQLFEKPFDTKELEKWMNYQNWFAFDNELPFVNMFWRQHFNKRSQIMAKIVFPSFLDIINTMKIMNGLCIIPLSICQNALSNKEIKIAIPNLDIVENKIYCSNKSNSQNLYEIRLFKEKMNIPL, encoded by the coding sequence ATGATAAATTTTGAATGGTACAGAACTTTTAAAACAATCTACGAATGTGATAGTATTTCTGAAGCGTCAAAAAAGCTATTTATGACACAGCCAGGAGTGAGCAAACAACTATCAGCACTTGAAAGTAGAATAAGAAAAAAATTATTTGTTAGAACAGCAAGAAAAACTATTCCAACGGAGTACGGAAAATTTCTATACACTCAAATATCAGCACCAATAATTGCTTTAGAAAAAGCAGAAACATATTTCACTAAAAACGAAAAGAAAAGATATCCAAATATTGTAATTGGTTGTAGTTACGATTATTACAGATTAGAACTCTCGGAAATGTTGCCCAAATTAGATATGGCTGTAACACTAAATTTTGGAACTTCAAACGAGTTAGTTAAATCTTTGGAGAATGAAACCATAGACATTCTTATGGGCATTAATAAATATACTATGTATCCTCATAGTTTTACAAAATTAAATACAGAAAAGTTGGTTTTAGTAGCATCAAATGACATAATAATTCCAAATCAACTATTTGAAAAACCATTTGACACCAAGGAACTTGAAAAATGGATGAACTATCAAAATTGGTTTGCATTTGATAATGAACTTCCTTTTGTAAATATGTTTTGGAGACAACATTTCAATAAGCGTTCGCAAATAATGGCTAAAATAGTATTCCCTTCATTTTTGGACATTATCAACACCATGAAAATTATGAATGGCTTGTGTATTATACCATTGTCTATTTGTCAAAATGCCCTGAGTAACAAAGAGATAAAAATCGCCATTCCAAATTTAGATATAGTTGAAAATAAAATATACTGTTCGAACAAATCAAATAGTCAAAATTTATATGAAATAAGATTATTTAAAGAAAAAATGAATATCCCGTTATGA
- a CDS encoding FRG domain-containing protein, with amino-acid sequence MIEFIKKIKKNLIRKTVKHMTPNTNIKSLSEFIEFVNHQEHRHISQWFFRGHNDKSYELVPSLFRIDRKESWANWDSIEKYIMRQFKAESRPYIKSIPNNDIEWLTMAQHYGLPTKLLDWTTNPLVALYFAVENYKNKKDANVWLYGLSSTNNCWSESTWLAKKINLSGNICENIIFPSHLDSRITNQSGCFTIHEIPERDQPFIPLNESPRIFDTFIKITIDKDKKQDILNELYYVGIHRGFIYPGLEGLTSRLKFEIETTHKRTTLMTK; translated from the coding sequence ATGATTGAATTTATTAAAAAAATCAAAAAAAATCTAATCAGAAAGACTGTAAAACATATGACACCAAATACAAATATTAAATCTTTAAGTGAATTTATAGAGTTTGTAAATCATCAAGAACATAGACATATTTCACAATGGTTTTTTAGAGGTCATAATGACAAATCATATGAACTTGTTCCTAGTCTTTTTAGAATAGATAGGAAAGAATCTTGGGCGAATTGGGACAGTATTGAGAAATATATAATGAGACAATTTAAAGCAGAATCTAGACCATATATAAAATCGATACCGAATAATGACATTGAATGGCTTACAATGGCTCAACATTATGGTCTTCCAACAAAACTTTTAGACTGGACAACCAATCCTTTAGTTGCTTTATATTTTGCAGTAGAAAATTATAAAAATAAAAAAGATGCAAATGTTTGGCTTTATGGACTTTCTTCAACCAATAATTGTTGGAGTGAAAGTACTTGGCTAGCAAAAAAAATTAATTTATCAGGAAACATTTGTGAGAACATTATTTTTCCTTCGCACTTAGATTCACGAATAACAAATCAATCAGGCTGTTTTACAATTCACGAAATTCCTGAAAGAGATCAGCCTTTTATTCCCTTAAATGAATCGCCAAGAATTTTTGATACATTTATTAAAATAACAATTGACAAGGACAAAAAGCAAGATATATTAAACGAACTTTACTATGTTGGAATACATCGAGGTTTTATTTATCCTGGTTTAGAAGGACTGACATCTAGACTTAAGTTTGAAATTGAAACAACTCATAAAAGAACAACATTAATGACGAAATAA
- a CDS encoding LIM domain-containing protein, giving the protein MIGNRKPVKVTCKICSKTLIGRKDKLFCSVKCKNYYHVNLRKATDIVVKELDNILHRNRSILLEIMGKRKVQCTVERMVLEKNHFVFKYHTHLHTNSKGKIYHYVYDFAWMEFSNDDILIVRKTKHI; this is encoded by the coding sequence ATGATAGGTAATAGAAAACCTGTAAAGGTGACATGTAAGATATGCAGTAAAACGCTTATAGGCAGAAAGGATAAGTTATTTTGCTCTGTAAAATGTAAAAATTATTACCACGTTAATCTAAGAAAGGCAACTGATATTGTGGTAAAAGAGTTGGACAATATTTTACATAGAAACAGGAGTATCCTTTTAGAAATTATGGGGAAAAGAAAAGTACAATGTACCGTAGAAAGGATGGTTCTTGAAAAAAATCATTTTGTATTCAAATACCATACCCATCTACATACCAACAGTAAAGGGAAAATCTATCATTATGTATATGATTTTGCTTGGATGGAATTTTCAAATGATGACATCTTAATCGTTAGGAAAACCAAGCACATTTAG